Proteins encoded by one window of Sorex araneus isolate mSorAra2 chromosome 3, mSorAra2.pri, whole genome shotgun sequence:
- the CGN gene encoding cingulin isoform X1, whose translation MAEPRGPVDHGVQIRFITEPAGDAQMRTGRRPAKDARANTYGVAVRVQGIAGQPFVVLNSGEKGSESFGVQIKGAHRQGPPGAPHSDLELPAEHSRPLAQENAGTWQGSVSDEELGDPWRGRLLRSQSQASLLGPAPLGPGHRSTSLLELGPPGLGAGSAIDTAPLSSVDTLIHKFDRHQGGQARGRTGRRMRALPAEQRKRSQSLDSRHLRDPPEDRRSPVPWAPPSRPGSAGSSKQPAPKPIPTSSYSRARQTQDWVLQNFEEPRTRAQDPAVLQFKSTPDLLRDQQEAAPPGSVEHVKAALYGILREGSSESDASVRRKVSLVLEQMQPLVMTTGSAKVLAGQGELAQKVEELQRKLDEEVKKRQVLEPSRLELEQQLEEKAEECLRLQELLERQKGETRQSGTELQNLRLLLDQAGRVRSELETQVMELQDQLKQGPVPAKEGLMKDLLETRELLEEVLEGKQRVEEQLRQRERELTALKGALKEEVASRDQEVEHVRQQCQRDTEQLRKSIQDASQDQAALEAERQKMSALVRGLQRELEETSEETGHWQTMFQKNKEELRAAKQELLQLRMEKDEMEEELGEKMEALQRELGQARAGAGGSRQVEELRKELRLTEEELKELQATQQSREVAGRQRERELEEQLQGEAERVRELEQQNLQLQKKTQQLSQDCAEATKARMAAEAEAAVLVQRRAAVETTLQETQGENDEFRRRILGLEQQLKETRGLAEGGEAAEARLRDKLQRLEVEKQRLEEALSEAQAEEGSLAAAKRALEARLEEAQRGLSRMGQEQQALNRALEEEGKQREALRRGKAELEEQKRLLDRTVERLNKELEQIGEDSKQALHQLQSQLEDYKEKSRREVADAQRQAKEWASEAEKSSGGLSRLQDETQRLRQTLQASQADLDTARLDKELLAQRLQGLEQEAEKKRRSQDDRTRQVKSLEEKVSRLEMELDEERNTVELLTDRINRSRDQVDQLRTELMQERSARQDLECDKISLERQNKDLKGRLASLEGFQKPSASLSQLESQNRELQERLQAEDREKTVLQSTNRKLERRVKELSIQIDDERQHVNDQKDQLSLKVKALKRQVDEAEEEIERLDGLRKKAQRELEEQHEANEQLQARIRALEKDSWRKAARSAAESSLQQEGLSSDEEFDGVYNPNSIASLLTESGLQTSSC comes from the exons CAGCGTGTCGGATGAGGAACTGGGGGACCCCTGGAGGGGCCGGCTGCTGCGCTCCCAGTCCCAGGCTTCCCTGCTGGGCCCCGCTCCCCTGGGCCCCGGCCACAGGAGCACCAGCCTGCTGGAGCTCGGGCCCCCCGGGCTCGGCGCGGGCAGCGCCATTGACACTGCGCCCCTGTCCTCCGTGGACACCCTCATCCACAAGTTCGACCGGCACCAggggggccaggcccggggccgcACCGGCCGCCGCATGAGGGCGCTGCCCGCCGAGCAGCGCAAGCGCAGTCAGAGCCTGGACAGCAGGCACCTGCGGGACCCGCCCGAGGACCGCCGCTCACCCGTCCCCTGGGCGCCTCCCAGCAGGCCCGGTAGCGCGGGCAGCTCCAAGCAGCCCGCCCCCAAGCCCATCCCCACCAGCAGCTACAGTCGGGCTCGCCAGACCCAGGACTGGGTCCTTCAGAACTTTGAGGAACCCAGGACCAGAGCCCAGGACCCCGCAGTGCTACAG TTCAAGTCCACTCCGGACCTATTGCGGGACCAGCAGGAGGCCGCCCCACCGGGCAGTGTGGAACATGTGAAGGCCGCCCTGTATGGCATCCTGAGGGAGGG GAGCTCGGAGAGTGATGCCTCTGTGAGAAGGAAGGTCAGTCTGGTGCTGGAGCAGATGCAGCCTCTTGTG ATGACAACTGGGTCTGCAAAGGTGCTGGCAGGGCAGGGCGAACTCGCCCAGAAGGTGGAGGAGCTGCAGAGAAAGCTTGATGAAGAAGTGAAG AAACGACAGGTGCTGGAGCCATCGcggctggagctggagcagcagctggaggagaaggccGAAGAGTGCCTCCGCCTGCAGGAGCTGCTGGAGAGGCAGAAGGGGGAGACCCGGCAGAGTGGCACCGA GCTCCAGAACTTGAGGCTGCTCCTGGACCAGGCCGGACGGGTCCGAAGTGAGCTGGAGACGCAGGTGATGGAGCTGCAGGACCAACTGAAACAGGGGCCTGTGCCCGCTAAGGAGGGGCTGATGAAG GACCTGCTGGAGACACGGGAGCTTCTGGAAGAAGTCTTGGAGGGGAAGCAGCGGGTGGAGGAGCAGCTGCGGCAGCGGGAGCGGGAGTTGACAGCCCTGAAGGGGGCCCTGAAGGAGGAGGTGGCCTCCCGCGACCAGGAGGTGGAGCACGTTCGGCAGCAGTGCCAGCGGGACACGGAGCAGCTTCGCAAGAGCATTCAGGACGCCAGCCAG GACCAGGCTGCGctggaggcagagaggcagaaaaTGTCAGCCCTGGTGCGAGGGCTGCAGCGGGAGCTGGAGGAGACCTCggaggagactgggcactggCAGACCATGTTCCAGAAGAACAAGGAGGAGCTGCGGGCTGCCAAGCAGGA GCTCCTGCAGCTGCGCATGGAGAAGGACGAGATGGAGGAGGAGCTTGGGGAGAAAATGGAGGCCTTGCAGCGGGAATTAGGGCAGGCCCGCGCCGGGGCTGGAGGCTCTCGGCAGGTGGAGGAGCTCAGGAAG GAGCTGCGTCTCACAGAGGAGGAGCTGAAGGAGCTGcaggccacacagcagagccgggaGGTGGCTGGGCGGCAGCGAGAGCGGGAGCTGGAAGAGCAGCTGCAGGGAGAAGCCGAGCGAGTCCGGGAGCTGGAGCAGCAGAACCTGCAGCTGCAGAAGAAAACACAGCAGCTGAGCCAGGATTGTGCAGAGGCCACCAAG GCGCGTATGGCAGCAGAGGCAGAAGCAGCAGTGCTGGTGCAGCGGCGGGCAGCTGTGGAGACAACCCTTCAGGAGACCCAGGGCGAGAACGACGAGTTCCGCCGCCGCATCCTGGGTCTGGAGCAGCAGCTGAAGGAGACCCGAGGCCTGGCGGAGGGCGGGGAGGCGGCAGAGGCACGACTTCGGGACAAGCTGCAGAGGCTTGAG GTGGAGAAGCAGcggctggaggaagccctgagtgaaGCCCAGGCAGAGGAGGGGAGCCTGGCTGCGGCCAAGCGTGCGCTGGAGGCCAGGCTGGAGGAGGCGCAGCGGGGGCTGTCGCGCATGGGGCAGGAGCAGCAGGCACTCAACCGCGCCCTGGAGGAGGAGGGCAAGCAGCGCGAGGCCCTGCGCAGGGGCAAGGCCGAGCTGGAGGAGCAGAAGCGGCTGCTGGACAGGACTGTGGAGAGACTCAACAAGGAG CTGGAGCAAATCGGGGAGGACTCAAAGCAGGCCCTGCATCAGCTGCAGTCCCAGCTGGAGGATTACAAGGAGAAGTCCCGGCGAGAGGTGGCGGACGCCCAGCGCCAGGCCAAGGAGTGGGCCAGCGAGGCCGAGAAGTCCTCTGGAGGCCTGAGTCGGCTGCAAGATGAG ACCCAGAGACTGCGTCAGACCCTGCAGGCTTCCCAGGCTGATCTGGACACAGCCCGGCTGGACAAGGAGCTGCTGGCACAGcgactgcaggggctggagcaggaggcAGAGAAGAAAAGGCGCTCACAGGACGATAGGACCCGGCAAGTCAAGAGCCTGGAG GAAAAGGTGTCCCGGCTGGAAATGGAGCTCGATGAGGAGCGGAACACAGTGGAGCTGCTGACCGACCGGATCAACCGCAGCCGGGACCAG GTTGACCAGCTGCGCACCGAGCTCATGCAGGAGCGGTCCGCACGGCAGGACTTGGAATGTGACAAGATCTCACTGGAGAGACAG AACAAGGACTTGAAGGGGCGCTTAGCCAGCTTGGAAGGCTTCCAGAAGCCCAGTGCCAGCCTCTCGCAGCTGGAGTCACAGAACCGGGAGTTGCAGGAGCGGCTGCAAGCAGAGGACAG GGAGAAGACGGTGCTGCAGTCCACCAACCGCAAGCTGGAGCGCAGAGTGAAAGAGCTGTCCATCCAGATCGACGACGAGCGGCAGCATGTCAACGACCAGAAGGACCAG CTAAGCCTGAAGGTGAAGGCTCTGAAGCGGCAGGTGGATGAAGCAGAAGAGGAAATAGAGCGTCTGGATGGCCTGAGGAAGAAGGCCCAGCGAGAACTGGAAGAGCAGCATGAAGCCAACGAGCAGCTCCAGGCCCGAATCCGAGCCCTGGAGAAGGACTCATG GCGCAAAGCTGCCCGGTCCGCTGCCGAGTCCAGCCTCCAGCAGGAAGGGCTGAGCTCAGATGAGGAGTTTGACGGAGTCTACAACCCTAACTCCATCGCATCCTTGCTCACGGAGAGCGGCCTGCAGACCAGCTCCTGTTAG
- the CGN gene encoding cingulin isoform X2, with product MAEPRGPVDHGVQIRFITEPAGDAQMRTGRRPAKDARANTYGVAVRVQGIAGQPFVVLNSGEKGSESFGVQIKGAHRQGPPGAPHSDLELPAEHSRPLAQENAGTWQGSVSDEELGDPWRGRLLRSQSQASLLGPAPLGPGHRSTSLLELGPPGLGAGSAIDTAPLSSVDTLIHKFDRHQGGQARGRTGRRMRALPAEQRKRSQSLDSRHLRDPPEDRRSPVPWAPPSRPGSAGSSKQPAPKPIPTSSYSRARQTQDWVLQNFEEPRTRAQDPAVLQFKSTPDLLRDQQEAAPPGSVEHVKAALYGILREGSSESDASVRRKVSLVLEQMQPLVMTTGSAKVLAGQGELAQKVEELQRKLDEEVKKRQVLEPSRLELEQQLEEKAEECLRLQELLERQKGETRQSGTELQNLRLLLDQAGRVRSELETQVMELQDQLKQGPVPAKEGLMKDLLETRELLEEVLEGKQRVEEQLRQRERELTALKGALKEEVASRDQEVEHVRQQCQRDTEQLRKSIQDASQDQAALEAERQKMSALVRGLQRELEETSEETGHWQTMFQKNKEELRAAKQELLQLRMEKDEMEEELGEKMEALQRELGQARAGAGGSRQVEELRKELRLTEEELKELQATQQSREVAGRQRERELEEQLQGEAERVRELEQQNLQLQKKTQQLSQDCAEATKARMAAEAEAAVLVQRRAAVETTLQETQGENDEFRRRILGLEQQLKETRGLAEGGEAAEARLRDKLQRLEVEKQRLEEALSEAQAEEGSLAAAKRALEARLEEAQRGLSRMGQEQQALNRALEEEGKQREALRRGKAELEEQKRLLDRTVERLNKELEQIGEDSKQALHQLQSQLEDYKEKSRREVADAQRQAKEWASEAEKSSGGLSRLQDEEKVSRLEMELDEERNTVELLTDRINRSRDQVDQLRTELMQERSARQDLECDKISLERQNKDLKGRLASLEGFQKPSASLSQLESQNRELQERLQAEDREKTVLQSTNRKLERRVKELSIQIDDERQHVNDQKDQLSLKVKALKRQVDEAEEEIERLDGLRKKAQRELEEQHEANEQLQARIRALEKDSWRKAARSAAESSLQQEGLSSDEEFDGVYNPNSIASLLTESGLQTSSC from the exons CAGCGTGTCGGATGAGGAACTGGGGGACCCCTGGAGGGGCCGGCTGCTGCGCTCCCAGTCCCAGGCTTCCCTGCTGGGCCCCGCTCCCCTGGGCCCCGGCCACAGGAGCACCAGCCTGCTGGAGCTCGGGCCCCCCGGGCTCGGCGCGGGCAGCGCCATTGACACTGCGCCCCTGTCCTCCGTGGACACCCTCATCCACAAGTTCGACCGGCACCAggggggccaggcccggggccgcACCGGCCGCCGCATGAGGGCGCTGCCCGCCGAGCAGCGCAAGCGCAGTCAGAGCCTGGACAGCAGGCACCTGCGGGACCCGCCCGAGGACCGCCGCTCACCCGTCCCCTGGGCGCCTCCCAGCAGGCCCGGTAGCGCGGGCAGCTCCAAGCAGCCCGCCCCCAAGCCCATCCCCACCAGCAGCTACAGTCGGGCTCGCCAGACCCAGGACTGGGTCCTTCAGAACTTTGAGGAACCCAGGACCAGAGCCCAGGACCCCGCAGTGCTACAG TTCAAGTCCACTCCGGACCTATTGCGGGACCAGCAGGAGGCCGCCCCACCGGGCAGTGTGGAACATGTGAAGGCCGCCCTGTATGGCATCCTGAGGGAGGG GAGCTCGGAGAGTGATGCCTCTGTGAGAAGGAAGGTCAGTCTGGTGCTGGAGCAGATGCAGCCTCTTGTG ATGACAACTGGGTCTGCAAAGGTGCTGGCAGGGCAGGGCGAACTCGCCCAGAAGGTGGAGGAGCTGCAGAGAAAGCTTGATGAAGAAGTGAAG AAACGACAGGTGCTGGAGCCATCGcggctggagctggagcagcagctggaggagaaggccGAAGAGTGCCTCCGCCTGCAGGAGCTGCTGGAGAGGCAGAAGGGGGAGACCCGGCAGAGTGGCACCGA GCTCCAGAACTTGAGGCTGCTCCTGGACCAGGCCGGACGGGTCCGAAGTGAGCTGGAGACGCAGGTGATGGAGCTGCAGGACCAACTGAAACAGGGGCCTGTGCCCGCTAAGGAGGGGCTGATGAAG GACCTGCTGGAGACACGGGAGCTTCTGGAAGAAGTCTTGGAGGGGAAGCAGCGGGTGGAGGAGCAGCTGCGGCAGCGGGAGCGGGAGTTGACAGCCCTGAAGGGGGCCCTGAAGGAGGAGGTGGCCTCCCGCGACCAGGAGGTGGAGCACGTTCGGCAGCAGTGCCAGCGGGACACGGAGCAGCTTCGCAAGAGCATTCAGGACGCCAGCCAG GACCAGGCTGCGctggaggcagagaggcagaaaaTGTCAGCCCTGGTGCGAGGGCTGCAGCGGGAGCTGGAGGAGACCTCggaggagactgggcactggCAGACCATGTTCCAGAAGAACAAGGAGGAGCTGCGGGCTGCCAAGCAGGA GCTCCTGCAGCTGCGCATGGAGAAGGACGAGATGGAGGAGGAGCTTGGGGAGAAAATGGAGGCCTTGCAGCGGGAATTAGGGCAGGCCCGCGCCGGGGCTGGAGGCTCTCGGCAGGTGGAGGAGCTCAGGAAG GAGCTGCGTCTCACAGAGGAGGAGCTGAAGGAGCTGcaggccacacagcagagccgggaGGTGGCTGGGCGGCAGCGAGAGCGGGAGCTGGAAGAGCAGCTGCAGGGAGAAGCCGAGCGAGTCCGGGAGCTGGAGCAGCAGAACCTGCAGCTGCAGAAGAAAACACAGCAGCTGAGCCAGGATTGTGCAGAGGCCACCAAG GCGCGTATGGCAGCAGAGGCAGAAGCAGCAGTGCTGGTGCAGCGGCGGGCAGCTGTGGAGACAACCCTTCAGGAGACCCAGGGCGAGAACGACGAGTTCCGCCGCCGCATCCTGGGTCTGGAGCAGCAGCTGAAGGAGACCCGAGGCCTGGCGGAGGGCGGGGAGGCGGCAGAGGCACGACTTCGGGACAAGCTGCAGAGGCTTGAG GTGGAGAAGCAGcggctggaggaagccctgagtgaaGCCCAGGCAGAGGAGGGGAGCCTGGCTGCGGCCAAGCGTGCGCTGGAGGCCAGGCTGGAGGAGGCGCAGCGGGGGCTGTCGCGCATGGGGCAGGAGCAGCAGGCACTCAACCGCGCCCTGGAGGAGGAGGGCAAGCAGCGCGAGGCCCTGCGCAGGGGCAAGGCCGAGCTGGAGGAGCAGAAGCGGCTGCTGGACAGGACTGTGGAGAGACTCAACAAGGAG CTGGAGCAAATCGGGGAGGACTCAAAGCAGGCCCTGCATCAGCTGCAGTCCCAGCTGGAGGATTACAAGGAGAAGTCCCGGCGAGAGGTGGCGGACGCCCAGCGCCAGGCCAAGGAGTGGGCCAGCGAGGCCGAGAAGTCCTCTGGAGGCCTGAGTCGGCTGCAAGATGAG GAAAAGGTGTCCCGGCTGGAAATGGAGCTCGATGAGGAGCGGAACACAGTGGAGCTGCTGACCGACCGGATCAACCGCAGCCGGGACCAG GTTGACCAGCTGCGCACCGAGCTCATGCAGGAGCGGTCCGCACGGCAGGACTTGGAATGTGACAAGATCTCACTGGAGAGACAG AACAAGGACTTGAAGGGGCGCTTAGCCAGCTTGGAAGGCTTCCAGAAGCCCAGTGCCAGCCTCTCGCAGCTGGAGTCACAGAACCGGGAGTTGCAGGAGCGGCTGCAAGCAGAGGACAG GGAGAAGACGGTGCTGCAGTCCACCAACCGCAAGCTGGAGCGCAGAGTGAAAGAGCTGTCCATCCAGATCGACGACGAGCGGCAGCATGTCAACGACCAGAAGGACCAG CTAAGCCTGAAGGTGAAGGCTCTGAAGCGGCAGGTGGATGAAGCAGAAGAGGAAATAGAGCGTCTGGATGGCCTGAGGAAGAAGGCCCAGCGAGAACTGGAAGAGCAGCATGAAGCCAACGAGCAGCTCCAGGCCCGAATCCGAGCCCTGGAGAAGGACTCATG GCGCAAAGCTGCCCGGTCCGCTGCCGAGTCCAGCCTCCAGCAGGAAGGGCTGAGCTCAGATGAGGAGTTTGACGGAGTCTACAACCCTAACTCCATCGCATCCTTGCTCACGGAGAGCGGCCTGCAGACCAGCTCCTGTTAG